One window of Sinorhizobium fredii NGR234 genomic DNA carries:
- a CDS encoding AMP-binding protein produces MASRYSEVYAAWKADPASFWSEAAEAIDWFEKPRLIFDAERGTYGHWFPDGVTNSCYNCLDRHVEAGRGEQTAFIYDSPVTGRIEKISYAALLDDVKAMAAVYGKLGIGKGDRIIIYMPMIPQAAIAMLAAARIGAVHSVVFGGFAANELAVRIDDCQAKLVVSASCGLEPGRTVAYKPLLDQAIEIAGNKPAHCLIFQRDMLAAGLVPDRDIDFAAALAAAKRAGEEAPCAEVASTDPLYVLYTSGTTGQPKGVVRDNGGHMVALKWSMENFFGVQPGEVFWAASDIGWVVGHSYIVYGPLLNGSTSILFEGKPVGTPDPGTYWRIIAEHGVAVVFTAPTALRAIRKEDPEASHVARYDLSRFRALYLAGERADPDTIRWAERALGVPVIDHWWQTETGWPVAGNPLGLGLLPVKYGSPAVPLPGYDVQVLDDAGHPVEAGTLGNVVVKLPLPPGCLPTLWKADDRFRAAYLEEYPGYYKTADAGYIDEDGYVFIMARTDDIINVAGHRLSTGAMEEVCASHPDVAECAVIGIADPLKGQIPAGFLVINSNVSRETLEIEKEVVALVRERIGPVAAFRTAICVKRLPKTRSGKILRATIQKIADRQPWKIPATIDDPAILDEITEALHARGIGV; encoded by the coding sequence ATGGCGAGCCGCTATTCCGAAGTGTATGCCGCATGGAAAGCCGATCCGGCAAGCTTCTGGTCCGAGGCCGCAGAGGCGATCGACTGGTTCGAAAAGCCGCGGCTGATCTTCGACGCCGAGCGCGGAACCTACGGGCACTGGTTTCCGGATGGCGTCACGAACAGCTGTTACAACTGCCTCGACCGCCATGTCGAGGCTGGCCGTGGCGAGCAGACGGCATTCATTTACGACAGCCCCGTCACCGGCAGAATCGAAAAGATCTCCTATGCGGCGCTGCTTGACGACGTGAAGGCGATGGCTGCGGTCTATGGCAAGCTCGGCATCGGTAAGGGCGACCGGATCATCATCTATATGCCGATGATCCCTCAGGCGGCGATCGCCATGCTGGCGGCGGCGCGGATCGGCGCGGTGCATTCGGTCGTCTTCGGCGGCTTCGCCGCCAACGAGCTCGCCGTCCGCATCGACGATTGTCAGGCCAAGCTCGTCGTCTCGGCAAGCTGCGGGTTGGAACCGGGCCGCACCGTCGCCTACAAGCCGCTGCTCGATCAGGCGATCGAGATCGCCGGCAACAAGCCGGCCCATTGCCTGATCTTCCAGCGTGACATGCTGGCCGCCGGCCTGGTGCCCGACCGCGATATCGATTTCGCCGCCGCGCTTGCCGCCGCAAAACGAGCCGGCGAGGAAGCCCCCTGTGCGGAAGTCGCTTCCACCGATCCGCTCTACGTCCTCTATACCTCCGGCACCACCGGCCAGCCGAAGGGCGTCGTCCGCGACAATGGCGGCCACATGGTCGCGCTGAAATGGTCGATGGAGAATTTCTTCGGCGTCCAGCCCGGCGAGGTCTTCTGGGCGGCATCCGACATCGGCTGGGTCGTCGGGCATTCCTACATCGTCTACGGGCCGCTTCTCAACGGCAGCACCTCGATCCTCTTCGAAGGCAAGCCGGTCGGCACCCCCGATCCCGGCACCTATTGGCGCATCATCGCAGAGCACGGCGTCGCCGTGGTGTTCACCGCCCCAACGGCGCTCAGGGCGATCCGCAAGGAGGATCCGGAAGCCTCCCATGTGGCACGCTATGACCTGTCGCGCTTCCGCGCCCTCTATCTCGCCGGCGAACGCGCCGATCCGGACACGATCCGCTGGGCCGAGCGGGCGCTCGGCGTGCCGGTCATCGATCATTGGTGGCAGACGGAGACCGGCTGGCCGGTCGCCGGAAATCCGCTTGGCCTCGGCCTGCTGCCGGTCAAATACGGATCGCCCGCCGTCCCCCTTCCCGGCTACGACGTCCAGGTCCTCGACGATGCCGGCCATCCGGTCGAAGCCGGCACGCTCGGCAACGTGGTGGTCAAGCTGCCGCTGCCGCCCGGCTGCCTGCCGACGCTGTGGAAGGCCGACGATCGGTTTCGGGCGGCCTATCTGGAGGAATATCCCGGCTACTACAAGACGGCCGATGCCGGCTATATCGACGAGGACGGCTATGTCTTCATCATGGCCCGCACAGACGACATCATCAACGTCGCCGGCCATCGGCTTTCGACCGGGGCGATGGAGGAGGTCTGCGCCAGCCATCCGGACGTCGCCGAATGCGCCGTGATCGGCATCGCCGATCCCTTGAAGGGGCAAATTCCTGCCGGCTTCCTGGTAATCAATTCGAATGTTTCACGGGAAACATTGGAGATCGAGAAGGAGGTCGTCGCCCTCGTCCGCGAGCGTATCGGTCCCGTCGCCGCCTTCCGAACGGCGATCTGCGTCAAGCGCCTGCCGAAGACCCGGTCCGGCAAGATCCTGCGCGCGACGATCCAGAAGATCGCCGACCGCCAGCCCTGGAAGATCCCGGCGACGATCGACGATCCGGCGATCCTCGACGAGATCACCGAGGCGTTGCATGCCCGGGGGATTGGTGTCTGA
- the acs gene encoding acetate--CoA ligase — translation MDVKTYPVLEAAKNRTLVDNATYLKWYEESVADPEKFWGEHGKRIEWFEPYTTVKNTSFDGNVSIKWFEDGLTNVSYNCIDRHLKTHGEKTAIIWEGDNPYIDKRITYNELYDKVCRLANVLKKHGVEKGDRVTIYMPMVPEAAYAMLACARIGAIHSVVFGGFSPEALAGRIVDCESTFVITCDEGLRGGKPVPLKENTEKAIDIAARQHVMVNKVLVVRRTGGKVPWAPGRDVWYHQEIATVEPHCPPEKMRAEDPLFILYTSGSTGKPKGVLHTTGGYLVYASMTHQYVFDYHDGDIYWCTADVGWVTGHSYIVYGPLANAATTLMFEGVPNFPDAGRFWEVIDKHKVNIFYTAPTAIRSLMGAGDDFVNRSSRSSLRLLGTVGEPINPEAWEWYYHVVGAERSPIVDTWWQTETGGILITPLPGATDLKPGSATRPFFGVKPQIVDNEGNVIDGPADGNLCITDSWPGQMRTVYGDHERFIQTYFSTYKGKYFTGDGCRRDEDGYYWITGRVDDVLNVSGHRLGTAEVESALVSHHLVSEAAVVGYPHPIKGQGIYCYVSLMAGEVGSDELRQELVKHVRSEIGPIATPDKIQFAPGLPKTRSGKIMRRILRKIAEDDFGSLGDTSTLADPAVVDDLIANRQNRG, via the coding sequence ATGGACGTCAAGACCTATCCGGTCCTGGAAGCGGCCAAGAACCGCACGCTTGTCGACAACGCGACCTATCTGAAATGGTATGAGGAAAGCGTTGCCGATCCGGAGAAGTTCTGGGGTGAGCACGGCAAGCGGATCGAATGGTTCGAGCCCTATACCACGGTCAAGAATACGTCCTTCGACGGCAATGTTTCGATCAAGTGGTTCGAAGACGGGCTGACCAACGTCTCCTACAATTGCATCGATCGCCATTTGAAGACCCATGGCGAGAAGACCGCAATCATCTGGGAGGGCGACAATCCCTACATCGACAAGAGGATCACCTATAACGAGCTCTACGACAAGGTTTGCCGGCTTGCCAACGTGCTCAAGAAGCATGGCGTCGAGAAAGGCGACCGCGTCACCATCTACATGCCGATGGTGCCGGAAGCGGCCTATGCGATGCTCGCCTGCGCCCGCATCGGCGCGATCCACTCGGTGGTTTTCGGTGGCTTCTCGCCGGAGGCGCTCGCCGGCCGCATCGTCGACTGCGAATCCACCTTCGTGATCACCTGCGACGAGGGCTTGCGCGGCGGCAAGCCGGTGCCGCTCAAGGAAAACACCGAAAAGGCGATCGACATCGCTGCCCGGCAGCATGTCATGGTCAACAAGGTGCTGGTCGTCCGCCGCACCGGCGGCAAGGTGCCGTGGGCGCCGGGCCGCGACGTCTGGTATCATCAGGAAATCGCCACGGTCGAGCCGCATTGCCCGCCGGAAAAGATGCGCGCCGAGGACCCGCTGTTCATTCTCTATACGTCCGGATCGACCGGCAAGCCGAAGGGCGTGCTGCACACGACCGGCGGCTATCTCGTCTACGCCTCGATGACACATCAATATGTCTTCGACTATCACGACGGCGATATCTACTGGTGCACGGCCGATGTCGGCTGGGTCACCGGCCACTCCTATATCGTCTACGGGCCGCTCGCCAACGCCGCGACGACGCTGATGTTCGAGGGCGTGCCGAATTTCCCGGATGCCGGCCGCTTCTGGGAAGTGATCGACAAGCACAAGGTCAATATCTTCTACACCGCCCCGACCGCCATCCGCTCGCTGATGGGCGCCGGCGACGATTTCGTCAATCGCTCGTCGCGCTCGTCGCTGCGTCTGCTCGGCACTGTCGGCGAACCGATCAATCCGGAAGCCTGGGAGTGGTACTACCATGTCGTCGGCGCGGAGCGCTCGCCGATCGTCGACACGTGGTGGCAGACGGAGACCGGCGGCATCCTGATCACGCCGCTGCCGGGCGCGACCGATCTCAAGCCTGGTTCGGCGACGCGGCCGTTCTTCGGCGTCAAGCCGCAGATCGTCGACAATGAAGGAAACGTGATCGACGGGCCGGCCGACGGCAATCTCTGCATCACCGACAGCTGGCCGGGGCAGATGCGCACCGTCTATGGCGACCACGAGCGCTTCATCCAGACCTATTTCTCCACCTACAAGGGCAAGTACTTCACCGGCGACGGCTGCCGCCGCGACGAGGACGGCTACTACTGGATCACCGGCCGCGTCGACGACGTGTTGAATGTATCGGGTCACCGCCTCGGCACGGCGGAAGTCGAATCGGCGCTCGTTTCGCACCATCTCGTCTCGGAAGCGGCGGTGGTCGGCTACCCGCACCCGATCAAGGGCCAGGGTATCTATTGCTACGTGTCGCTGATGGCCGGCGAGGTCGGCAGCGACGAGCTGCGCCAGGAACTCGTCAAGCATGTGCGTTCGGAGATCGGGCCGATCGCCACGCCGGACAAGATCCAGTTCGCGCCCGGCCTGCCGAAGACCCGCTCCGGCAAGATCATGCGGCGGATTCTGCGCAAGATCGCCGAGGACGACTTCGGTTCGCTCGGCGACACCTCGACGCTCGCCGATCCGGCGGTCGTCGACGACCTGATCGCCAATCGCCAGAACCGCGGGTGA
- a CDS encoding YggS family pyridoxal phosphate-dependent enzyme translates to MEVQERLNDVMSRIRASEAAADRAQGGVTLVAVSKTFDAEAIRPAIAAGQRVFGENRVQEAQAKWPELKRETAGLELHLIGPLQSNKTADAVALFDVIETIDREKVARTVAAEIKRQGRKPRLYVQVNTGLEAQKAGIAPQDTLAFVDLCRLELGLDIEGLMCIPPLDENPGPHFALLAKLAAKCGLNRLSMGMSGDFETAIGFGATSVRVGSAIFGAR, encoded by the coding sequence ATGGAAGTCCAGGAACGGCTGAACGACGTAATGAGCCGGATTCGTGCCAGCGAAGCGGCGGCGGACCGGGCTCAAGGCGGCGTCACCCTCGTCGCCGTCTCGAAGACCTTCGATGCCGAGGCGATCCGGCCGGCGATTGCCGCCGGCCAGCGGGTCTTCGGGGAAAATCGCGTCCAGGAAGCGCAAGCCAAATGGCCGGAGCTGAAGCGCGAGACTGCCGGCCTCGAGCTGCACCTGATCGGTCCGCTGCAGTCCAACAAGACGGCCGACGCCGTCGCGCTCTTCGACGTCATCGAAACGATCGATCGGGAGAAGGTCGCCCGCACCGTCGCCGCCGAGATCAAGCGCCAGGGCCGCAAGCCCCGCCTCTACGTGCAGGTCAATACCGGCCTCGAAGCGCAGAAGGCCGGGATTGCGCCGCAAGACACCCTTGCCTTCGTCGATCTCTGCCGCCTGGAGCTTGGCCTCGATATCGAGGGGTTGATGTGCATTCCCCCTCTCGATGAGAATCCCGGCCCGCATTTCGCGCTGCTGGCAAAGCTCGCGGCGAAGTGTGGCCTTAACAGGCTGTCGATGGGCATGTCCGGCGATTTCGAAACGGCCATCGGATTCGGCGCCACCAGCGTTCGGGTCGGGTCGGCAATTTTCGGCGCGCGCTGA
- the leuS gene encoding leucine--tRNA ligase, which yields MATERYNPRDTEPRWQQEWDARKVFETENDDPREKYYVLEMFPYPSGRIHMGHVRNYTMGDVVARYKRARGFNVLHPMGWDAFGMPAENAAMERGVHPAGWTYQNIAAMKAQLKVMGLSLDWSREFATCDPAYYQRQQYLFLDFLEKGLVYRRQSKVNWDPVDNTVLANEQVIDGRGWRSGALVEQRELTQWFFRITDFSQDLLDALDGLEQWPEKVRLMQKNWIGRSEGLALRWALDPATVPGETKELTVYTTRPDTLFGASFLAISADHPLAREAAAKDAAIDAFCEECRRAGTSLAALETAEKKGIDTGIRARHPFDPEWELPVYVANFVLMDYGTGAIFGCPSGDQRDLDFARKYGLSVVPVVMPKDADAATFTIEDEAYGGDGVMINSRFLDGLSTEEAFEAVASKLEQETLDGAPRAERKVNFRLRDWGISRQRYWGCPIPVIHCEDCGVVPVPKADLPVTLPPDVTFDKPGNPLDRHPTWRHVACPQCGKDARRETDTMDTFVDSSWYYARFTAPWEDKPTDPKAANHWLPVDQYIGGIEHAILHLLYSRFFTRAMKATGHVAMDEPFKGLFTQGMVVHETYSRGEGAQREWVTPAEIRIDEIDGRRRAVLIETGEEVAIGSIEKMSKSKKNVVDPDDIIGSYGADTARFFVLSDSPPDRDVIWSEAGVEGAHRFVQRVWRLVGEAAESLRGAKASPAKEGEGLAISQAAHRTLRAVEADYDKLAFNKAVARIYELVNVLAAPLTQVAAGKADQAVTAAVKDATTILIDLIAPMMPHLAEECWREIGGEGLIAERPWPTFDPALVVENEITLPVQINGKKRADLTIARDADQSAIESAVLALDAVKAALNGASPRKIIVVPQRIVNVVV from the coding sequence ATGGCTACCGAACGATACAATCCGCGCGATACCGAACCGCGCTGGCAGCAGGAATGGGACGCACGCAAGGTTTTCGAGACGGAGAACGACGATCCGCGCGAAAAATACTATGTGCTCGAGATGTTCCCGTATCCGTCCGGTCGGATCCACATGGGCCATGTGCGCAACTACACGATGGGCGACGTCGTTGCCCGCTACAAGCGGGCCCGCGGTTTCAACGTGCTGCATCCGATGGGTTGGGATGCCTTCGGCATGCCGGCCGAGAACGCCGCCATGGAGCGCGGCGTGCATCCGGCCGGCTGGACCTACCAGAACATCGCCGCGATGAAGGCGCAGCTCAAGGTCATGGGGCTGTCGCTCGACTGGAGCCGCGAATTCGCCACCTGTGATCCGGCCTATTACCAGCGCCAGCAGTACCTGTTCCTGGATTTCCTGGAAAAAGGCCTGGTCTATCGCCGGCAATCGAAAGTCAATTGGGACCCGGTCGACAACACCGTGCTCGCCAATGAGCAGGTGATCGACGGTCGTGGCTGGCGCTCCGGCGCGCTGGTCGAGCAGCGCGAGCTGACCCAGTGGTTCTTCCGTATCACCGATTTCAGCCAGGACCTGCTCGACGCCCTCGACGGCCTGGAGCAGTGGCCGGAAAAAGTGCGGCTGATGCAGAAGAACTGGATCGGCCGCTCCGAGGGCCTGGCTCTCCGCTGGGCACTCGATCCGGCGACGGTTCCGGGCGAGACGAAGGAACTGACGGTCTACACGACGCGGCCGGACACGCTGTTCGGCGCCTCCTTCCTGGCGATTTCCGCCGACCACCCGCTCGCCAGGGAAGCCGCCGCCAAGGATGCGGCGATCGACGCCTTCTGCGAGGAGTGCCGGCGCGCCGGCACCTCGCTCGCCGCTCTCGAGACGGCCGAGAAGAAGGGCATCGATACCGGTATTCGCGCCCGGCACCCCTTCGACCCGGAGTGGGAACTGCCCGTCTATGTCGCCAATTTCGTGCTGATGGACTATGGCACGGGCGCTATTTTCGGCTGCCCGTCCGGCGACCAGCGCGATCTGGATTTCGCCCGGAAATACGGCCTGTCGGTCGTGCCGGTCGTCATGCCGAAGGATGCCGATGCCGCGACCTTCACGATCGAGGACGAGGCCTATGGCGGCGATGGCGTGATGATCAATTCGCGCTTTCTCGACGGGCTTTCGACGGAAGAAGCCTTCGAGGCTGTCGCCTCGAAGCTCGAGCAGGAAACGCTGGACGGCGCGCCGCGGGCCGAGCGCAAGGTGAATTTCCGCCTGCGCGACTGGGGCATCTCCCGGCAGCGCTACTGGGGCTGCCCGATCCCGGTCATCCATTGCGAGGATTGCGGCGTCGTGCCGGTGCCGAAGGCCGACCTGCCGGTGACGCTGCCGCCCGACGTCACTTTCGACAAGCCCGGCAATCCGCTCGACCGGCACCCGACCTGGCGGCACGTCGCCTGCCCGCAATGCGGCAAGGACGCGCGCCGGGAAACCGACACGATGGACACCTTCGTCGATTCCTCCTGGTATTATGCGCGTTTCACCGCACCTTGGGAGGACAAGCCGACCGATCCCAAGGCCGCCAACCACTGGCTGCCGGTGGACCAGTATATCGGCGGCATCGAGCACGCGATCCTGCACCTGCTCTATTCGCGATTCTTCACCCGGGCGATGAAGGCGACCGGCCATGTGGCGATGGACGAACCCTTCAAGGGGCTGTTCACGCAAGGCATGGTCGTGCACGAGACCTATAGCCGCGGCGAAGGCGCGCAGCGCGAATGGGTCACGCCGGCGGAAATCCGCATCGACGAGATCGACGGCCGCCGCCGCGCCGTGCTGATCGAGACCGGCGAGGAAGTCGCCATCGGCTCGATCGAGAAGATGTCGAAGTCGAAGAAGAACGTCGTCGACCCGGATGACATCATCGGCTCCTACGGCGCCGACACGGCACGCTTCTTCGTGCTGTCGGATTCGCCTCCGGATCGTGATGTCATCTGGTCCGAGGCCGGCGTCGAGGGCGCACACCGCTTTGTCCAGCGTGTCTGGCGGCTGGTCGGCGAGGCCGCGGAAAGCTTGCGCGGCGCAAAAGCTTCGCCGGCTAAGGAAGGGGAAGGCCTGGCGATCTCGCAGGCCGCCCACCGCACCTTGCGCGCCGTCGAGGCCGACTACGACAAGCTTGCCTTCAACAAGGCCGTGGCGCGCATCTACGAACTGGTCAACGTGCTTGCCGCGCCGCTCACCCAGGTGGCCGCGGGCAAGGCCGACCAGGCAGTCACCGCAGCCGTCAAGGATGCCACGACGATCCTGATCGACCTGATCGCGCCGATGATGCCGCATCTCGCCGAGGAATGCTGGCGCGAGATCGGCGGCGAAGGGTTGATCGCCGAGAGACCCTGGCCGACCTTCGACCCGGCGCTCGTCGTCGAGAACGAAATCACCTTGCCGGTGCAGATCAACGGCAAGAAACGCGCCGATTTGACAATCGCGCGCGACGCAGATCAGAGTGCGATTGAAAGCGCCGTCCTCGCGCTTGACGCCGTCAAAGCGGCGCTGAACGGCGCTAGCCCGAGAAAAATCATCGTCGTGCCCCAAAGGATCGTCAATGTCGTTGTCTGA
- a CDS encoding DUF1674 domain-containing protein, translating to MQNDNDNSPGHAKRPLSPAALRALKEAEERRRAEEQAAMPQEFGGRGGLDPARFGDWEIKGRAIDF from the coding sequence ATGCAGAACGACAACGACAATTCACCCGGTCACGCGAAGCGGCCGCTGTCGCCGGCTGCTCTTCGCGCCTTGAAGGAGGCTGAGGAGAGACGGCGCGCCGAGGAGCAGGCGGCGATGCCGCAGGAATTCGGCGGTCGCGGCGGCCTCGATCCGGCCCGGTTCGGTGACTGGGAAATCAAGGGCCGGGCGATCGATTTCTGA
- the htpX gene encoding zinc metalloprotease HtpX has protein sequence MNLVRTAMLLAFMTALFMAVGYVIGGRGGMMIALLMAAGMNFFSYWNSDRMVLRMYRAQEVDERDAPEYYGIVRDLATNAGLPMPRVYVIDSPQPNAFATGRNPQNAAVAASTGLLQSLSYEEVAGVMAHELAHIQYRDTLTMTLTATLAGAISMLGNFAFFFGGNRDNNNPLGFVGVLIAMIVAPFAAMLVQMAISRTREYSADRRGAEICGNPLSLASALRKIAGAAHAIPNYDAERNPATAHMFIINPLSGERMDNLFSTHPNTENRVAALERMAREMSAGSTAPARPDNAVRRSRSVPKTGWGRGGSEPPKGPWS, from the coding sequence ATGAACCTTGTTCGCACCGCAATGTTACTGGCCTTCATGACCGCCCTCTTCATGGCCGTCGGCTATGTCATCGGCGGAAGGGGCGGCATGATGATCGCCCTGCTGATGGCCGCGGGCATGAACTTCTTCTCCTACTGGAATTCCGACCGCATGGTACTGCGCATGTATCGGGCCCAGGAGGTCGACGAACGCGATGCGCCGGAATATTACGGCATCGTGCGCGACCTGGCGACGAATGCCGGCCTGCCGATGCCGCGCGTTTATGTCATCGACAGTCCGCAGCCGAACGCCTTTGCCACTGGCCGCAACCCGCAGAATGCGGCGGTCGCTGCCTCGACCGGCCTGCTGCAGTCGCTCTCCTATGAGGAAGTCGCCGGCGTGATGGCGCATGAACTCGCGCATATCCAGTATCGCGATACTCTGACGATGACACTGACGGCGACGCTCGCCGGGGCCATCTCGATGCTCGGCAACTTCGCCTTCTTCTTCGGCGGCAACCGCGACAACAACAACCCGCTCGGCTTCGTCGGCGTGCTGATCGCGATGATCGTCGCTCCGTTCGCAGCCATGCTGGTGCAGATGGCGATCAGCCGCACACGCGAATATTCTGCCGACCGGCGCGGCGCGGAGATCTGCGGCAATCCTCTCTCGCTCGCCTCGGCGCTCCGCAAGATCGCCGGCGCCGCCCATGCCATTCCGAACTATGATGCCGAGCGCAACCCGGCGACGGCGCACATGTTCATCATCAATCCGCTCTCGGGCGAGCGCATGGACAATCTCTTCTCGACCCATCCGAACACCGAGAACCGCGTTGCGGCGCTCGAACGGATGGCGCGCGAAATGTCAGCGGGGTCGACGGCGCCGGCTCGCCCTGATAATGCGGTGCGCAGATCGCGCTCCGTCCCGAAAACCGGCTGGGGTCGCGGTGGTTCCGAACCGCCGAAAGGCCCCTGGTCCTGA
- a CDS encoding DUF1013 domain-containing protein produces MAQQLLMPKATAVWLVDNTALSFDQIAQFCKLHPLEVKAIADGESAQGIKGLDPIATGQLSRDEIARGEANINHKLKLSEPKVRVPDSKRKGPRYTPVSKRQDRPNAILWLVRNHPELKDAQISRLVGTTKSTIEQIRERTHWNSANLTPMDPVTLGLCSQIDLDLEVERAAKGRPLPTAAEVGATLESARETEKLDYGYEREEEKEIDADAVFAKLKSLKSDRKDEDEDDNF; encoded by the coding sequence ATGGCTCAGCAATTGCTTATGCCCAAGGCAACGGCCGTCTGGCTCGTTGACAACACCGCACTGTCGTTCGACCAGATCGCGCAGTTTTGCAAGCTGCACCCGCTCGAAGTCAAAGCGATTGCCGACGGTGAATCGGCGCAGGGCATCAAGGGCCTCGATCCGATTGCCACCGGTCAGCTTTCGCGCGACGAGATCGCCCGCGGCGAGGCAAATATCAACCACAAGCTCAAGCTCTCCGAACCGAAGGTCCGGGTTCCGGATTCGAAGCGCAAGGGACCGCGCTACACCCCGGTTTCCAAGCGTCAGGACCGCCCGAACGCCATTCTCTGGCTGGTCCGCAACCATCCCGAATTGAAGGACGCGCAGATCTCGCGCCTGGTCGGCACGACGAAGTCGACGATTGAGCAGATTCGCGAGCGCACCCATTGGAACTCGGCCAACCTGACGCCGATGGATCCGGTCACCCTCGGACTCTGCTCGCAGATCGACCTCGACCTCGAAGTCGAGCGCGCTGCCAAGGGCCGCCCGCTGCCGACCGCAGCCGAGGTCGGCGCAACGCTCGAGTCCGCGCGGGAAACCGAGAAGCTCGACTACGGCTACGAACGCGAAGAAGAGAAGGAAATCGACGCCGATGCCGTCTTCGCCAAGCTGAAGTCGCTGAAGTCGGACCGCAAGGACGAAGACGAAGACGACAATTTCTGA
- a CDS encoding LysR substrate-binding domain-containing protein, with amino-acid sequence MMPPLGALRVFEAAARLASFSRAADELHVTHAAVSHQIRQLEEWFGRPLFRREKRGVRLAPEAERLAEALSASFERIAAEVESLRLRAKSEITVACIPSIATRWLIPALGDFLASQTDVTVKVVYAMAAQRLRETGCDVLITLGADLSDGVLCERLFSRVNRPVASPRYLERKGRLDDAERIAHADLLHDETTAHWQTWFARAGLQTTAARGPVFQDFNLLATAAIAGHGVALCPVEVCRREIENGDLIVLSDLSVLEQESYFLISKSSRHKAVSAFCAWFKGVVDPASEL; translated from the coding sequence ATGATGCCCCCCTTGGGCGCCCTGCGGGTCTTCGAAGCCGCCGCCCGCCTTGCGAGCTTTTCCCGCGCCGCCGACGAATTGCACGTCACCCACGCCGCCGTCAGTCATCAGATCCGGCAACTGGAGGAATGGTTCGGCCGACCGCTGTTCCGGCGCGAAAAGCGCGGCGTTCGCCTTGCACCGGAAGCCGAACGGCTCGCCGAGGCCCTTTCGGCCAGCTTCGAGCGCATCGCCGCCGAAGTGGAATCCCTGAGGCTTCGGGCGAAATCGGAAATCACCGTCGCCTGCATTCCCTCGATCGCCACCCGCTGGCTGATCCCGGCGCTCGGCGATTTCCTTGCAAGCCAGACCGATGTCACGGTCAAGGTGGTCTACGCCATGGCAGCGCAGCGTCTGCGCGAAACCGGCTGCGACGTGCTGATCACGCTTGGCGCCGATCTGTCTGACGGAGTCCTCTGCGAGCGGCTCTTTTCACGCGTCAACCGGCCGGTCGCCAGCCCGCGCTACCTGGAGCGCAAGGGTCGGCTCGACGACGCTGAACGCATCGCCCACGCGGACCTTTTGCACGATGAGACGACGGCCCATTGGCAAACCTGGTTCGCCAGGGCCGGGCTGCAAACGACCGCAGCGAGGGGCCCGGTCTTTCAGGACTTCAACCTGCTCGCCACCGCCGCGATCGCCGGCCACGGCGTGGCGCTCTGTCCGGTGGAAGTATGCCGACGGGAGATCGAAAACGGCGACCTGATTGTGCTCTCGGATCTATCCGTTCTCGAGCAGGAGAGCTATTTCCTGATCAGCAAATCGTCGCGGCACAAGGCGGTGTCCGCCTTCTGTGCATGGTTCAAGGGAGTGGTGGACCCGGCATCGGAATTGTAG
- a CDS encoding ectoine synthase translates to MFVRSLQDIEATDHFVEWGSGTSHRLLTERDGMGFTVCHTVVRANSVSLLQYRNHLEACYCIAGEGEVEDMDGNVFPIRQGDIYVLDKHDRHYLRGGRDEDLILVSVFNPPLKGTERHNLNDSSGSAY, encoded by the coding sequence ATGTTCGTGCGCAGCCTGCAGGATATCGAAGCGACCGACCACTTCGTCGAGTGGGGCAGCGGAACCAGCCACCGCCTGCTGACGGAAAGGGACGGCATGGGCTTCACCGTCTGCCACACGGTTGTGCGGGCCAACAGCGTGTCGCTGCTTCAATACCGCAACCATCTCGAAGCCTGCTATTGCATCGCCGGCGAAGGCGAGGTCGAGGACATGGACGGCAATGTCTTTCCGATCCGCCAGGGCGACATCTATGTGCTTGACAAGCATGACAGGCACTATCTGCGTGGCGGCCGCGACGAGGACCTGATCCTCGTCAGCGTCTTCAATCCGCCGCTCAAGGGCACCGAACGCCACAACCTCAATGATTCGTCTGGCTCGGCCTATTGA